CGAACATTCCAGGAACGTCACGTGCATGTGTCACCGCAAGCGGCTTACATGCGCGGGCTCCACACCCGCCCCGGCACGTAGATTTGTCCCTGGAAGAGCTTTCGGGTGGTGCGCACCACGCCCGCCTTGGCCAGCGCGAAGTTGTCTCCGACGCCGCTCAGCTCGAACGCCACGATGATGGAGCCGCTGGGATGCTCGACCTCCACCAGCTCGGAGAAGCCGCCCCCGGTTTCCGCGATGCCGTCGGCGACGGTGCCGGGCACCAGGGCACAGCTACCCACGCAGATGGCGCCGGATACCGCGTGGGACGCGTGGCAGTCCGTGGGCACGAAGTAGCGTGAAGTCAGCGCACCGCCGCGGCGCGGCCGGGACAGGATGCCGAACTTGGGGATGACCTTGCCGCGTACGTCTCCCAGCCCCATCTTCTCGCCCGCCACGACCCGGACGCCTTCCAGCTTCTCCAGCAACGCCCGGTTGGCGTCCAGCTCGGCCTTGCTCTCGTCGCCGCGGATGCCCATGTTCTCGGCCGTGGTCAGCACCATGGGCATGGCCACGTCCACGCAACTCACCTCCACGCCTTCGATGATTTCCTTGCGCCGCCCGGTGGGAAAGAGCGCTCCGGTCTTGGAACCGATGACGTCCATGAAGTTCAGCAGGATGGGCGCCGCCGTGCCCGGGACCCCGTCGATGACGGTGTCGCCGTCGTACTCCACGTACCCTTCGGGGGTCTCCACCACCGCCTCGATGAGCGAGTCGGTGTTGACGTTGCGGATGTTCACCACCGTCCGCGGATCGTCGGAGGGCACGAGCCCGTG
The Deltaproteobacteria bacterium genome window above contains:
- a CDS encoding 4-oxalomesaconate tautomerase; the encoded protein is MARQTAISCTMMRGGTSRGPYFLAGDLPADETTRDEVLLAAMGSPDQRQIDGVGGATTLTSKVAIVSPSDHPWADVDYLFAQVSVDKAFVDYGPTCGNMLAGIGPFAIEHGLVPSDDPRTVVNIRNVNTDSLIEAVVETPEGYVEYDGDTVIDGVPGTAAPILLNFMDVIGSKTGALFPTGRRKEIIEGVEVSCVDVAMPMVLTTAENMGIRGDESKAELDANRALLEKLEGVRVVAGEKMGLGDVRGKVIPKFGILSRPRRGGALTSRYFVPTDCHASHAVSGAICVGSCALVPGTVADGIAETGGGFSELVEVEHPSGSIIVAFELSGVGDNFALAKAGVVRTTRKLFQGQIYVPGRVWSPRM